In Mauremys reevesii isolate NIE-2019 linkage group 9, ASM1616193v1, whole genome shotgun sequence, the genomic stretch gaggaaagaggcagtggggaaaggctccagcagctccctttcACGGCTCTGTGTAGGTACATACCGCCCtgagtgtggatgcagcctgccttTCATGCAGGATGTAGCTACATGTATCTGACATTTCGCCCTCTACTGGAAGGGATTAGAATTGCTCAGCTGAGCCTCAGGCCCCACACAACTAACAAGTAACAGAGTTTCTCAGCTCAAGTGCAGGATCAGGGGgttctgggttctagccccattGGTGCTGTGAGGCTCTAACTGTGGTGTGGAGCACAGTGATGGAATCCTGGATGGCCTTCAATGCTTACAATTTTGCGTTTAGTATTTATATGACACTTGACATCTTCAGTGCAATTAACAAACTAACTCATTTTTTCTCTAAGCATCTTACAACTTGTCACCCCAGAAAGACCAATGGAAGTGAGTACTCCAGAGCTTCTCACAGGGCGCATTCACTAAATAGTACAGCCATCTGCTCACTTAGCCAGTCCTCGAAATGTACTGACCCAGTGAAACATCTGCTCACCCATCCGGCCATTCACCTTACCCAGGACGGAAATTCCGCTCCTGTCCCCCTCCAAACAGCATGGGATGCAGAGGAGTGGTGACCCCAGGCCCTCGAACATACAGTGCTCCAATCCGTGGGGCATAGAACTGCAATGAAAACCACCACCTCTAAGAAAGGGAACTCAAGGAAACATCGTAATTCCCCCTTCCCACTTCACTTGGCACCTCTTGGAGAGGGTTTCTGGATTCTACCCATTCTGATCCTGATCCTTCCCACTTTCACTTTCCCAacaatttataataataatactcaACACTTACCCTATACTCTATTATTTTCCCATTCCAAGcaatttattctctctctccagttagtcctcacaacagccctgcaCAGTCCTAGTCAATTCCCTACTATTGCAAGCTCCAGTTCCTCCTTCTCTGTGGTTCTTTTGCCAACAGGATACCTCCAGAACAAGAATAAAAGCCTTATCCTCCATCTTCATCTTACTGATGGCCTAGGAACCATGGAACCCTCTCATCTTTTGTACCATCTTGCTCTGAGGATAGCTGTGCAGACACAAGTCTGTCATAGGGTTGCAGAGTGTTTAAGAAAAGTAAAGTACTGTATAACTGGCTGTCCATTGTCCATGTCCTCACATCACTGTACCACCTGTGTGCACACACTGTATATATACACACGAACAAAACACAGCTGGGTACAGTAAAGACTATTTCCAGAGTGCCATCTAGTGAGAAGCTTTAATACTTGAACAAAAGTCTAATGCATTAAATCCTCCAAAGTAGAAAGAGCGACTGGCTGGACTGCCTtattccctctctctctgtgccaCAGGGAGATGAGGATGCTCTGTATGTGAGCCATACACAAGTAGATCAACCCAAATCCTGAGTTACTACCTTAACAAGAGAAGAACATTCACCCACATGCCTCGTTTGGAGTCAGAAAAGCAGAGAGCGAGCGGACAGCATTTGGATTCCCAAAGCCCCTGCCACAACACTGGTTGGGGTAACATGTTCTAGCCCTGATGCAGGCTTCTCTGAAGGATGTTTTTTGTCCTCCAGACTTATACTAAGAAAGTtggcttttcctttcccttttgcAAAAAATTAGAAAACCGCTTTCTATCAGCAGCCATTCTTTGGCTAGCCCTAAGGCAGAGAATACAAAGAATTCTACTCAGAAGATGCAATAATTCAGAAGAGAAGGTTCTTGTATTGAAAGGTGATTTAAATATATGGTCAGCTCCAGTGTGACATGAAGAGAGAAATCGAAGGAGAATAGAGGCATACCTTGTGTCCCACAATGGTGAGGTAATCCACTCCCAGATCCTGCCCATCCACTTGCCCCTTCCCTATCATCTGGGCTGCGTCTGTGTGCATCAAAATCCTGGGCAGCCCTAATGCCATTCTGTTCTGATTCAGGATCTGAATCCGCTGGCTGAGCTCTGAGATGGGCTGGTGGGACAGAACACTCTCAGGTGATTGGGGTCTCAAACTCTTCACACTGTGTAACACATCTTGTTAGAATGTCTCATGAACACCTCCCCTCCCATTTGTGACTGCCTCCCTTCCTATTCACTATCCTGCCGGCCACCTTCCCTCCATTCGCTATTACATAACATCCCCCTAAAGAAAGACCTTGCATGGAAAAGTGACCTTAAATACTTTTCTAataaaagaatcatagaaatgtaggactggaaggatcCTCAAGATgttatctagtccatcccctggCTGAGCCAGGATTAAGTATATCTAAACCaaccctgacaagtgtttgtctaacgtGAAGTGTAGCCAGTGGAGGAGAAGCCAGCAGCAAGTGACCAGCCAAATCTTTGAAGGCCACCAAAAAATGTTCCAGCTACCACAATCTGGGAACCACTGTTTTAGGCTGACagacagaaggggagaaaaaagaagATAGGGACATGAGAATGGGGTAACAAAGAGGGAGAAAATAAAAGAGAGATAGGGAAAGAGAGCCCAGGACAAAAGACCAGGCAGAGGAAGCACCTCAGTGCACAGAAGATGCCAAAATAACAAATGTTAAACAGAGAATGTAGCACAGATTTGATCCCCCTTCCCTCTAATCCATGGTAAATAAAACCCAGGGTCCAACTAACCATGATTACCCCAGTCTCATTATTGGCCAGCATGATGGAAACCAGGCACGTGGTTGGACGGATTGCTGCAATGGTATCATCAACTTCCACTTGCCCAGTGATCTTGGACACTGGGACAAAGGTGGCTTCTGCATGGCAAGACACGAGCAATTAGATTCATCATACAGACTAATACCTCATAGGCAACAAGAACTTAGAGTATAGTCTAGCAGCTGGCTTGATAAAACTGTGGTTGCATATTGCGTAGGGCAGGTGGAATGTCAGAAACTACTTAGGGTCTTGTCATACCTTGAGGAAGGAGACACTTGACTAGATGTGAGGATAATGCCCCCAGCTTTTAAGCAATGGGTGAAATACACATGTTAGAACACCAGCTAGTGGCCACATGAGGAATGTCCTTGCAGACGTGGTGGCTGCTTGCCTTCCTGACCATACACAGTGGATGCAGGATAGAGAGGACAAAGAGAAAAGGGGGCAAGAGGCCCAGATTGTTGAGCTAAAGCCTTCAGAGCTGCCACTAAAATAGTGCATTTACTGACCAGGGAAAGCAACACTTGGTCAGGTCAGAGGGAGAGTGCTATGTACCCTTcactgagggctggagaaaacagCACAAAACATTGGACTTTTCcactgtagtttaaaaaaaagagaaaattaccTTGGTGCTACCATCAGCACCTCAAACTCTGTGTTCCCTGCAGGACCTTGATCATAATCATCTGACAAAGTAACTGCAGTGATTACGCTAGTTGAGATTGCTTTTGCAAGCACCCCATTCAGAACCTTCCATTTCATGAACTGGGAAAAGTGCAGTGTGCAAAGAAAGGAGActtgtatttattattttgaaaCAAAAGCGCCTGTGAAAAGCAGCTCAACAGAGGGCCTGTAGATGGGGAGTATATATCAATGACACTCCCTTGCAACCCCCTATAATCCACATGTACTCACCTGCCATGTGCTCTTTCACAAGGTGCTCCAATGGCAAACGGACCGAGTCATGTTCCACATTTGATGTAATGAAATGAGGAGTGGCCCCGGCTGCCCTTTTGTGATCCTCACGAGGCCCATCCTGTCCCAGCACCTGACTCTCTCTAAAATGCCTCAGTGCCGTGTGGATAACTAAATTATTTGCCTGCAGAGAGGTAAGAGGGAAACTGTCAGAGCAGAGTATAACCAACGGCACTGGGTAGGGCACAGAATCCCTTACTTTCAATTTCTCACTTATCTGCATGCAAGTAACAGCTTAAAATGCTTTTTGTGAAAACATAACCGTTAGGGCAGATTGAAAATGTCAATGGGAAATGAACTCCTCTAACAGGTCCTTTAACCAGGGGTGTTGGGTCATCTTCAGACTGTGAGAGGAGGGGTCATTTGTGCTCATCATCTCTGGGTAACAGTTTTCACAcgctgaatatcgggactgtccctagaaaatcgggacatctggtcactccagaacaggagtcggcaacctctggcatgcggctcaccagggtaagcaccctggtgggctgggccagtttgtttacctgctgcatctgcaggttcggctgatcgccgctcccactggctgtggttcgctgctccaggtcaatgggggcggcgggaagccatggccaccacatcccttggcccgtgctgcttcccgcagcccccattggcctggagcagcgaactgcggctaTTGGcagctgtgatcagctgaacctgcggacgcggcaggtaaacaaactggcccagccagccagggtaCTTACCAGGGCGAGCCGTGTACCAGAGGCTGCCGAGTCCTGTTCtggagtgaccagatgtcccgattttctaTGTTAAACTGTACTACGGAATCATTATTGTGCACCAGCACTTTCTACATGGATCAATTAATGAGCACTTTAGTGCACTTAAGAAAGTAtgccactccccacccctctgcaggaTGCATCACCACATGTAGAGGAGGCGTTACCGTCTATTCTCTCAAACACCACAATATAAGCACTCGTCCTgttcagggaggatgaggctggGATTTATGCACTCACCTCTGTGCCCCCTGAGGTGAAAATGATATCCTGGGGCCTTCCTCCCACCATCCGGGCCAGGCTCTCCCGAGCTTTATTTATGATCTCCTTGGCCTTTCTACCTGCAGGATCAATGTATGCAGTTGATCAAGTTGTGTTTATTACATATTTATAGTAGAAAACTGTAGAAAGGACGCAACACTGGATGTTTATTCCTGTACTAGAGGTTCGTTTAAAAGGTATTTAATGTATTTCCACAGATGTTTGATTTAATGTATAAGGTGGATTCTTGTCCATATTTATTTGATTTTCTCTCTGTAAGATAAAAAGGTCAAGAAGTAATAAAGTGTTTAGAAGAGAGTGTCCTTGGGTGACAGTGATAGCAAACAAAAATCACTTTCATACAGATGACATAAACGATTCCCAATCACAAACACAGGAAATCCCCATCATTTGCAGTTAGAACCTGCACTCAGCAAGAAAGGATTGTCTCTTGAAATTGCATGTACTTCTTTCTGCAGACATATTCCTTTCATACATCCACTTGCTCATGTATCCATCATGGGACATATGAGGaagctcttccccccaccctatGCAAGTTCAGTGCAGTTGCTCAATAGCTGAAAATATAAACGAactaaaaataaatcacagtTCAAACAGAATGAGTTAGCAGACAGGAGCAGGGagagaaaagacaaaggaggtaTCTAGAATGTATCAGAGTCAGAGTCAGATAGCACAGTAGGTGAAATTCTTTCCCTGGAAGTCTTCTTGAaagttggtttggtttttttcagcTGAAGTTTAAATGTCCTCCTGAACTTTATATTTCTCACTAAGGGGTGTCCTAAcagcacctacactgaacacccAAACAGAGGCTGTAACTCTCTGATTTTCCAATCTGAAAGAGTAAGAAAGTTTCCTTTTATTTAgaagtttatttttattaattttactgGGTCATGAACTCCGTAGCTaggggccaagattttcaaaagtggatgCCTAACGTTTAGACTCTGAAGTCCATATTAAGGCACCTAAAAAAGTGGCCAGACTTTTAATAGTGCTGAGCACCAACGAGACTTGCTGAAAGCActgttctttgtttgttttttgagagTCAGGACGTTTATTTAGATAACTAAATATAAATTTAGGAGCCTATCTTTAGgcacccatttttgaaaatcctggacTTTTGAGGTGagcttttttttcttaaatgaccCTTTTTTCTACTATTCATGCAGACTGTCAAAAACTTTAATTTTTATATGAAACTCATCATTCTTGGCCTCAGTCCAAGGTGAAATTCTCTTTAGGGTGATTGAATTCAATCAATTCTGCCATTTTTCCATTTAGAGGAGTGGGTTAAATTACACTGCatcagctttttaaaaagtgtccagCCTTTATTACTAATTATTAGTatgattatttatttgcattgcatTAGCATCGAGGGTCTCCACTGTGCTAGACAGTTCCCACCCTGAAAAGTTTACATTCTAAGTTTTTGTTGGCAAATAACTAAAAAATGGCAGAACATTTACTTTTGGCCTGGCTCCAATTAGAGTTGGTCAGAAACTTTTCAACAAAAgatttttttgtcagaaaatgctgatttatcAAAACTGAAACCTGTCGTGGAAGCATATCAGTTGTGacaggaaggtttctcaggtccaggatggaatttctgatgaaagccagagagagagagaaccaaccCACCCCAGACAGCCAATACCCTGATGTTTAGGGTACTTATCAGCATACCCAATGTCAAATCCCTGCTTTGGAGACTTTTCACTATTCTGGCTATTCTCTCTTTCTGTTTTTGTCCCCCCACAAAAAACTTAGAACAGTCTTGGTTTCATTCTGCACTGGAATGGAAGCAAATATCGAaactttgaaatttttcacaaaatggaattcttgtCTTCCAGACGTCCCTAGCTGTAAGCTTCAATGTAGTGTGTACCACTAGCCAAATGTGAACATAAATCTTACATACGTTAGAATGTATAAAGCATTCAAATTCTTGTCTGCATATGCTCAGATTTGTAACTATGAATTTGCTACAATGATAGGCtttaatcctgcaaacatttgcaCACGAGTAGTCTCAAAGAGGTTTACGGCTAGTtggcgccagtgggtgctcgcaccccccccaactccactccctccctccccaaatccccgccccggccctgcctcttcccccccaagTGCAccgcattccccctcctcctctctccctcccttgccGCGTGAAGTTTTGTggtacaaggctgggagggagaggggagaagaaggACATggtggcgcactcaggggaggaggcagaacagaggtggaggtgagctgggctggggaggtggggcggggagctgccggtgggtgctaagcatccaccaatttttccctgtgggtgctccagccccggaccacccacagagtcggtgcctatgcggCTAGTGGAATGTTCTATTCATAATGATCAGGACTGCCTGTGAACCCAattcccctgctccttcctgagaTTACCTCTTTCCCTTC encodes the following:
- the SCLY gene encoding selenocysteine lyase isoform X2 yields the protein MEGDQVEKMVLTKDGRKTAVDKECDGEENKSVESKVYMDYNATTPMAPEVIQTVTEAMHEAWGNPSSSYTAGRKAKEIINKARESLARMVGGRPQDIIFTSGGTEANNLVIHTALRHFRESQVLGQDGPREDHKRAAGATPHFITSNVEHDSVRLPLEHLVKEHMAEATFVPVSKITGQVEVDDTIAAIRPTTCLVSIMLANNETGPISELSQRIQILNQNRMALGLPRILMHTDAAQMIGKGQVDGQDLGVDYLTIVGHKFYAPRIGALYVRGPGVTTPLHPMLFGGGQERNFRPGTENTPMIAGLGKAAELVNKNCEDYEAHMKEVRDYLEERLEASFGKQRLHFNSQFPGAKRLCNTCNFSIWGPGLQGRMVLSHCKTLLASVGAACHSEKGDQPSSILLSCGIPYEVAQNALRLSVGRDTTKEDVDIIVEDLKQSVAQLEQNRDT
- the SCLY gene encoding selenocysteine lyase isoform X1, with protein sequence MEGDQVEKMVLTKDGRKTAVDKECDGEENKSVESKVYMDYNATTPMAPEVIQTVTEAMHEAWGNPSSSYTAGRKAKEIINKARESLARMVGGRPQDIIFTSGGTEANNLVIHTALRHFRESQVLGQDGPREDHKRAAGATPHFITSNVEHDSVRLPLEHLVKEHMAEATFVPVSKITGQVEVDDTIAAIRPTTCLVSIMLANNETGVIMPISELSQRIQILNQNRMALGLPRILMHTDAAQMIGKGQVDGQDLGVDYLTIVGHKFYAPRIGALYVRGPGVTTPLHPMLFGGGQERNFRPGTENTPMIAGLGKAAELVNKNCEDYEAHMKEVRDYLEERLEASFGKQRLHFNSQFPGAKRLCNTCNFSIWGPGLQGRMVLSHCKTLLASVGAACHSEKGDQPSSILLSCGIPYEVAQNALRLSVGRDTTKEDVDIIVEDLKQSVAQLEQNRDT